DNA from Cyanobacteria bacterium GSL.Bin1:
CGCCATAATGATCACCAATTTTAACGCGATCGCCGACACGATAAGGGGCTTCAAATAAGGCGACAATGCCAGCAATAATAGCCGTGGTATAGTCTTTAAAAGCAAACCCCAAAGTCAGCGCGATCGTGCCGGTTAGTGCAATTAAATTCTGTCCTGATAGATTCAAAAATAAGTTAACTAAATAACTAACAGTAATAATTAAAACCAGTCCTTTCCAGAACGGAACTGATTGTTTGATTAGTAACCGATAACGCCGTGGAACTTGCTCAGAAGCCCAAGTTGTTATAAACTGGATTGAAACTAATAAACCGTAACTAATTAAAAGAGCTAATCCTGCGAGAAAAAGTTTTTTCCATGTTAAATCTGTGAATAAATCTTCTGAGATTCTCTGACTATTTGTTGCTTGGGCAACTAAATAAAAAACAAGGGATTTAAAAAACATTAAATTTCTCCGATTAAAAAATTGTTTTGACTTAATTCTTGTTTGATTTTAGGATAGTAAAGTGGGCTAACACTTAATAAACCATTCTGCTGCTGAATAAAGTTGTCTCGTAATAAAACTTGAATTCTTGCTTGAATACTTTCACGCTTTTCACCTAAGCTTAGGGCAAGAGATGACCTTGTGATTATTCCATGTAGTAATAAAGAATGTAAAACATATCGTTCTTCAGCAGATAAACCCCGTAACTTGGGTAAACTGGGAGTAATCAGTTTTAAGTGTGTCATTTCTTCTACGTTTTCTTGACTGACTTCATCCACAGACATCTGAATCGATTCCAACCATAATGCCATTGCTACTTCACTTTCACCTTCTGATAAAGAGGCTAAAGTTTCCCAGAAAAATGATGAGTGATCGTCTTTCTCTTCTGGAATAAAACTCTCAATTACTGGCTGCAACCATTCCCATAGTTCTTCGCCACTTAAATTAGGAATGTTTACTCTTGCCTTTAAATAAGCATTGATTTGACACACATAATCTAGAAAAATCCAAGACCAATGATTACAACCTAAGAGCCAAAAACAATCAGGAGTGTGAACAATATGTTCTCGTAGCCAGATAATTCCTTCCCAACCCCCAATACATCGTAAAAAACATTGTTCTAAATTAGGAATAATAATTATCTTAGTTTTTGATTCCTGTGATGATTGAAATAAACGAGAATTATGTT
Protein-coding regions in this window:
- a CDS encoding mechanosensitive ion channel → MFFKSLVFYLVAQATNSQRISEDLFTDLTWKKLFLAGLALLISYGLLVSIQFITTWASEQVPRRYRLLIKQSVPFWKGLVLIITVSYLVNLFLNLSGQNLIALTGTIALTLGFAFKDYTTAIIAGIVALFEAPYRVGDRVKIGDHYG